The Micromonospora sp. NBC_00421 genome contains a region encoding:
- a CDS encoding bifunctional FO biosynthesis protein CofGH, producing the protein MVHRTDPGPTSASVRRALHRAATGRALDVDEAAALLAARGDELDELLRTAGEVRDAGLRDAGRPGVVTYSKKVFIPLTRLCRDRCHYCTFATVPHRLPAAFLETDEVLAIARQGAALGCKEALFTLGDRPEERWPAARAWLDERGYDSTVDYLRACAVAVLEETGLLPHLNPGVLSWSELQRLKPVAPSMGMMLETTATRLWSEPGGPHFGSPDKEPAVRLRVLDDAGRVGVPFTTGILIGIGETPAERVEAIFAIRRSHREYGHLQEVIVQNFRAKPDTAMGGLPDAELHDLAATVAVARLLLGPKARIQAPPNLIEDEYDLLLRAGIDDWGGVSPLTPDHVNPERPWPQLDELARQTEKSGFTLRERLTVYPEYVRAGDPWLDPRLLPHVTALADPATGLAVEAARPVGRPWQEPEEVFGGGRTDLHATIDTTGRSDDRRGDFDSVYGGWAEVAGKVSPAASGGPVPGADGDLRAGLRLAADDPAALLEPRHADAALALFGADGPALDALCRLADDVRRDTVGDDVTYVVNRNINFTNVCYVGCRFCAFAQRERDADAFRLSVEQVADRAEEAWAAGAGEVCLQGGIDPKLPVTGYADIVRAIKARVPGMHVHAFSPMEIVTAAAKAGVPVRDWLTMLREAGLDTIPGTAAEILDDDVRWVLTKGKLPAAAWVEVVTTAHELGIRSSSTMMYGHVDHPGQWLAHFRVLAGVQDRTGGFTEFVALPFVHTNAPIYLAGIARPGPTWRENRVVHAMARLLLHGRIDNIQCSWVKLGDEGTVSMLRGGCNDLGGTLMEETISRMAGSGNGSARTEEQLRSIAAAAGRPARKRTTAYGHPSR; encoded by the coding sequence ATGGTTCACCGCACCGATCCCGGCCCGACCTCGGCGAGTGTGCGACGGGCGCTGCACCGGGCCGCCACCGGGCGCGCGCTCGACGTCGACGAGGCCGCCGCGCTGCTGGCGGCCCGGGGCGACGAGCTGGACGAGCTGCTCCGGACCGCCGGGGAGGTCCGGGACGCCGGGCTGCGTGACGCCGGCCGGCCGGGCGTGGTGACGTACTCGAAGAAGGTGTTCATCCCGTTGACCCGGCTCTGCCGGGACCGGTGCCACTACTGCACCTTCGCCACCGTGCCGCACCGACTGCCGGCGGCGTTCCTGGAGACCGACGAGGTGCTGGCGATCGCCCGGCAGGGTGCGGCGCTGGGCTGCAAGGAAGCCCTGTTCACCCTCGGTGACCGGCCGGAGGAGCGCTGGCCGGCGGCCCGCGCCTGGCTGGACGAGCGGGGCTACGACTCCACAGTGGACTACCTGCGGGCCTGCGCGGTGGCGGTGCTGGAGGAGACCGGCCTGCTGCCGCACCTCAACCCGGGGGTGCTCTCCTGGTCGGAGCTGCAACGGCTCAAGCCGGTCGCGCCGAGCATGGGGATGATGCTGGAGACCACCGCCACCCGGCTCTGGTCGGAGCCGGGCGGGCCGCACTTCGGTTCCCCCGACAAGGAACCGGCGGTCCGGCTGCGGGTGCTCGACGACGCCGGCCGGGTCGGGGTGCCGTTCACCACAGGCATCCTGATCGGCATCGGCGAGACCCCGGCCGAGCGGGTCGAGGCGATCTTCGCGATCCGCCGGTCGCACCGGGAGTACGGCCACCTCCAGGAGGTGATCGTGCAGAACTTCCGCGCCAAGCCGGACACCGCGATGGGCGGCCTGCCCGACGCCGAGCTGCACGACCTGGCGGCCACCGTGGCGGTGGCCCGGCTGCTGCTCGGCCCGAAGGCGCGCATCCAGGCCCCGCCCAACCTGATCGAGGACGAGTACGACCTGCTGTTGCGGGCCGGCATCGACGACTGGGGTGGGGTGTCCCCGCTCACCCCGGACCACGTCAACCCGGAGCGGCCCTGGCCGCAGCTCGACGAGCTGGCCCGGCAGACCGAGAAGTCGGGCTTCACCCTGCGCGAGCGGCTGACGGTCTACCCGGAGTACGTCCGGGCCGGTGATCCGTGGCTCGACCCCCGGTTGCTGCCGCACGTCACCGCGCTCGCCGATCCGGCGACCGGGCTGGCCGTCGAGGCGGCCCGGCCGGTGGGTCGCCCCTGGCAGGAGCCGGAGGAGGTCTTCGGCGGCGGCCGGACCGATCTGCACGCCACCATCGACACCACCGGCCGCAGCGACGACCGGCGGGGCGACTTCGACAGCGTCTACGGCGGCTGGGCGGAGGTCGCCGGCAAGGTGAGCCCCGCCGCGTCGGGTGGACCGGTGCCGGGTGCCGACGGTGACCTGCGGGCGGGGCTGAGGCTGGCGGCCGACGATCCGGCGGCGCTGCTGGAGCCCCGGCACGCCGACGCGGCGCTGGCGTTGTTCGGCGCGGACGGCCCGGCCCTGGACGCGCTGTGCCGGCTCGCCGACGACGTGCGGCGGGACACCGTCGGCGACGACGTCACCTACGTGGTCAACCGGAACATCAACTTCACCAACGTCTGCTACGTGGGCTGCCGGTTCTGCGCGTTCGCCCAGCGGGAGCGGGACGCCGACGCCTTCCGGCTGTCGGTGGAGCAGGTGGCCGACCGGGCCGAGGAGGCCTGGGCGGCCGGTGCCGGCGAGGTCTGCCTCCAGGGCGGCATCGACCCGAAGCTGCCGGTGACCGGCTACGCCGACATCGTCCGGGCGATCAAGGCCCGGGTGCCCGGGATGCACGTGCACGCGTTCTCCCCGATGGAGATCGTCACCGCCGCCGCCAAGGCGGGCGTGCCGGTGCGGGACTGGCTGACGATGCTGCGCGAGGCCGGCCTGGACACCATCCCGGGCACCGCCGCCGAGATCCTCGACGACGACGTGCGCTGGGTGCTCACCAAGGGCAAACTGCCGGCCGCCGCCTGGGTCGAGGTGGTCACGACCGCTCACGAGCTGGGCATCCGCTCCAGCTCCACGATGATGTACGGGCACGTCGACCACCCCGGACAGTGGCTGGCGCACTTCCGGGTGCTGGCCGGGGTGCAGGACCGCACCGGCGGGTTCACCGAGTTCGTGGCGCTGCCGTTCGTGCACACCAACGCGCCGATCTACCTGGCCGGCATCGCCCGGCCCGGTCCGACCTGGCGGGAGAACCGGGTGGTGCACGCGATGGCCCGGCTGCTGCTGCACGGGCGGATCGACAACATCCAGTGCTCCTGGGTGAAGCTCGGCGACGAGGGCACCGTGTCGATGTTGCGGGGCGGCTGCAACGACCTGGGCGGCACCCTGATGGAGGAGACGATCTCCCGGATGGCCGGTTCGGGCAACGGATCGGCGCGTACCGAGGAGCAGTTGCGGTCGATCGCCGCCGCCGCCGGACGACCGGCGCGCAAGCGGACGACCGCGTACGGTCATCCGTCGCGGTGA
- the cofD gene encoding 2-phospho-L-lactate transferase has product MRIVVLTGGIGGARFLLGVRAYAREVGAEVTAVVNVGDDLYLHGLKVCPDLDSVLYTLGGGADPERGWGRVGESWTIKQELAAYGAEPGWFSLGDKDVATHLVRTTMITGGYPLSQVTEALAARWQPGVRLLPATDDRLETHAVVDLDGERRAIHFQEWWVRYRAGVPTDRFVFVGADSAKPAPGVTEALAAADVVLVAPSNPVVSIAPVLAVPGLRDAVATGPARVVGVSPIIGGAPVRGMADRCLEVLDVECSAAGVGRLYGGRSEGGLLDGWLVAPEDDGVTVPGVTVRAVPLRMTDEAATTAMVRAAMELV; this is encoded by the coding sequence ATGCGCATCGTGGTTCTGACCGGCGGGATCGGGGGTGCCCGATTCCTGCTCGGCGTCCGGGCGTACGCCCGCGAGGTGGGCGCCGAGGTGACCGCCGTGGTCAACGTCGGCGACGATCTCTACCTGCACGGTCTGAAGGTCTGCCCCGATCTGGACAGCGTCCTGTACACCCTGGGCGGGGGCGCCGACCCGGAACGCGGGTGGGGTCGGGTCGGCGAGAGCTGGACCATCAAGCAGGAGCTGGCCGCGTACGGCGCCGAGCCGGGCTGGTTCTCCCTCGGTGACAAGGACGTCGCCACCCACCTGGTGCGCACCACCATGATCACCGGCGGTTATCCGCTGTCGCAGGTCACCGAGGCGCTGGCCGCGCGCTGGCAGCCCGGCGTACGGCTGCTGCCGGCGACCGACGATCGGCTGGAGACGCACGCGGTGGTCGACCTGGACGGCGAGCGGCGGGCCATCCACTTCCAGGAGTGGTGGGTCCGGTACCGGGCGGGCGTGCCCACCGACCGGTTCGTCTTCGTCGGTGCGGACAGCGCCAAGCCGGCCCCCGGGGTGACCGAGGCGCTGGCCGCCGCCGACGTGGTGCTCGTCGCGCCGAGCAACCCGGTGGTGAGCATCGCCCCGGTGCTGGCGGTGCCCGGCCTGCGCGACGCGGTCGCCACCGGCCCCGCCCGGGTCGTCGGGGTGTCACCGATCATCGGCGGCGCACCGGTACGCGGGATGGCCGACCGGTGCCTGGAGGTGCTCGACGTCGAGTGCAGCGCCGCCGGGGTGGGCCGGCTCTACGGCGGTCGCAGCGAGGGTGGCCTGCTCGACGGTTGGCTGGTCGCGCCCGAGGACGACGGGGTGACGGTGCCGGGGGTGACGGTGCGCGCGGTCCCGCTGCGGATGACCGACGAGGCGGCGACCACGGCGATGGTCCGGGCCGCGATGGAGCTGGTGTGA
- a CDS encoding coenzyme F420-0:L-glutamate ligase — protein sequence MRLEILPVRGIGDVTEGDDLAVLIGTAAPWLRDGDVLVVTSKIVSKAEGRLVDVPADGPERLAARDEILAAETARVVATRGQTRIVQTHHGFVMASAGIDASNVDKTRLVLLPVDPDASARELRAALRDRYRVDVAVIVSDTMGRPWRNGLTDVALGVAGMAAIRDHRGEVDPYGNELQLTQMAVVDELAGAGELIKGKCDQVPVAVVRGYLPTTRPADDGPGAAALVRESALDLFSLGTAEATAAGLRAAATLADGPGGAPADPATVDRAIAAVAEVVAPGTTFTQITDDEVRAGLAATVDGWPAGATGLVLGAAPTPVDRPDLVRFGADLHRLRIALAAEGIASALLPPPTGSIASACLAL from the coding sequence GTGAGACTGGAGATCCTGCCGGTGCGGGGCATCGGTGACGTGACCGAGGGCGACGACCTGGCCGTGCTGATCGGCACCGCCGCACCCTGGCTGCGCGACGGCGACGTGCTGGTGGTCACCAGCAAGATCGTGTCCAAGGCGGAGGGCCGGCTGGTGGACGTGCCGGCCGACGGGCCGGAAAGGCTCGCCGCCCGGGACGAGATCCTGGCCGCCGAGACCGCCCGCGTGGTGGCGACCCGGGGGCAGACCCGGATCGTGCAGACCCACCACGGTTTCGTGATGGCCTCCGCCGGGATCGACGCGTCGAACGTCGACAAGACCCGGCTGGTGCTGCTCCCGGTGGACCCGGACGCGTCGGCCCGGGAGCTGCGCGCCGCGCTGCGGGACCGCTACCGGGTCGACGTCGCGGTGATCGTCAGCGACACGATGGGACGGCCGTGGCGCAACGGGCTGACCGACGTGGCGCTCGGCGTCGCCGGGATGGCCGCGATCCGGGACCACCGGGGCGAGGTCGACCCGTACGGCAACGAGCTGCAACTGACCCAGATGGCGGTGGTCGACGAGCTGGCCGGCGCGGGTGAGCTGATCAAGGGCAAGTGCGACCAGGTCCCGGTCGCGGTGGTCCGCGGCTACCTGCCGACGACCCGACCGGCCGACGACGGTCCCGGGGCGGCGGCCCTGGTGCGGGAGAGCGCGTTGGACCTGTTCTCGCTCGGGACCGCCGAGGCGACGGCGGCCGGGCTGCGCGCCGCCGCGACGCTCGCCGACGGCCCCGGCGGGGCGCCGGCCGACCCGGCCACGGTCGACCGGGCGATCGCCGCGGTGGCCGAGGTGGTCGCCCCCGGCACCACCTTCACCCAGATCACCGACGACGAGGTACGCGCCGGTCTCGCGGCGACCGTCGACGGCTGGCCGGCCGGGGCGACCGGTCTGGTGCTCGGCGCGGCACCCACCCCCGTCGACCGGCCCGACCTGGTGCGTTTCGGCGCCGACCTGCACCGGCTGCGGATCGCGCTGGCCGCCGAGGGGATCGCATCGGCCCTGCTGCCGCCGCCGACGGGCAGCATCGCCAGCGCCTGCCTGGCCCTCTGA
- a CDS encoding ArsR/SmtB family transcription factor — protein sequence MLTIHFSREDILRTRVAPTADPVWELVLSLHLLQGRTRDPLMAGWRRGVAGGLRRETAADQFRLLFALNPPRGYFPDFLTPYQSLDGFEAGLDAVRSTPTELLRRDLSLLAGTNPLPSSAAALARGEPEVLRHLTESMAQYRSVAIDPYWSRIRAAVEADRAVRARALLDGGAEGLLASLRPGMRWESGVLQVMDYPNRRELHLDGRGLLLVPSFFCARTPVALLDPALPPVLVYPADRLGGLDPPPGEGGRPAGDGGREALAALLGRTRAAVLEVSDDGATTGEVARRLHISAAAASQHTAVLRNAGLLVSRRDRNTVLHTLTPLGRAMLDA from the coding sequence ATGCTGACCATTCACTTCTCCCGGGAGGACATCCTCCGGACCCGGGTCGCCCCCACCGCCGACCCGGTCTGGGAGTTGGTCCTCAGCCTGCACCTGCTCCAGGGCCGGACCCGCGACCCGCTGATGGCGGGCTGGCGTCGGGGGGTAGCGGGCGGGCTGCGCCGGGAGACCGCCGCCGACCAGTTCCGGCTGCTGTTCGCGCTGAACCCGCCCCGCGGTTACTTCCCCGACTTCCTCACCCCCTACCAGAGCCTGGACGGTTTCGAGGCGGGGCTGGACGCCGTCCGGTCCACCCCGACCGAGTTGCTGCGCCGGGACCTGAGCCTGTTGGCCGGGACGAACCCGCTGCCGTCGTCGGCCGCCGCGCTGGCCAGGGGCGAGCCGGAGGTGCTCCGGCACCTGACGGAGTCGATGGCGCAGTACCGGTCGGTGGCGATCGACCCGTACTGGTCGCGGATCCGGGCCGCGGTGGAGGCCGACCGGGCGGTACGGGCCCGAGCCCTGCTCGACGGTGGCGCGGAGGGGCTGCTGGCGAGCCTCCGGCCGGGGATGCGCTGGGAGTCCGGCGTACTCCAGGTGATGGACTATCCCAACCGTCGGGAGTTGCACCTGGACGGTCGGGGGCTGCTGCTGGTGCCGTCGTTCTTCTGCGCGCGTACCCCGGTCGCCCTGCTCGACCCGGCGCTGCCGCCGGTGCTGGTCTACCCGGCGGACCGGCTCGGCGGGTTGGACCCGCCCCCCGGCGAGGGTGGCAGGCCCGCCGGTGACGGTGGTCGGGAGGCACTGGCGGCGTTGCTCGGCCGGACCCGGGCGGCGGTGCTCGAGGTCAGCGACGACGGCGCGACCACCGGCGAGGTGGCCCGTCGCCTGCACATCTCGGCCGCCGCCGCCAGCCAGCACACGGCCGTGCTGCGCAACGCCGGCCTGCTGGTCAGCCGGCGGGACCGCAACACGGTGCTGCACACCCTGACCCCCCTCGGCCGCGCCATGCTCGACGCCTGA
- a CDS encoding NUDIX hydrolase, translated as MSDASPANRPGTRLPTADPSSNPDPARVPGDGNVALHADAVAVLTGWTPTRPAAAEARDRTLALLADGPAALTRHHLPGHLTASALLLDAAGTRVLLCLHGKLHRWVQLGGHCEPGDETLAGAALREATEESGIAGLVIDPVPIDVDIHPVACQGGSLHHDVRFAVFAPQDAVERVSDESEALGWFPTDRLPEPLAGGTVQLVAPALAAHARRPAERQPGP; from the coding sequence ATGTCCGACGCCTCCCCCGCCAACCGCCCCGGCACCCGGCTCCCCACCGCCGACCCGTCCAGCAACCCAGATCCGGCCCGGGTGCCGGGCGACGGGAACGTGGCGCTGCACGCCGACGCGGTCGCGGTGCTGACCGGCTGGACGCCGACCCGGCCGGCCGCCGCCGAGGCCCGGGACCGCACCCTGGCCCTGCTCGCCGACGGCCCGGCCGCCCTGACCCGCCACCACCTGCCCGGCCACCTCACCGCGAGCGCGCTGCTCCTCGACGCCGCAGGTACCCGGGTGCTGCTCTGCCTGCACGGCAAGCTGCACCGTTGGGTGCAGTTGGGCGGGCACTGCGAACCGGGCGACGAGACGTTGGCCGGGGCGGCGCTGCGCGAGGCCACCGAGGAGTCCGGCATCGCGGGTCTGGTCATCGACCCCGTCCCGATCGACGTGGACATCCATCCGGTGGCCTGTCAGGGCGGCTCGCTGCACCACGACGTCCGGTTCGCGGTCTTCGCCCCCCAGGACGCGGTCGAGCGGGTCAGCGACGAGTCCGAGGCGCTTGGCTGGTTCCCGACCGACCGGCTGCCGGAGCCGCTGGCCGGCGGGACCGTCCAACTCGTCGCCCCGGCCCTGGCCGCCCACGCCCGCCGCCCGGCTGAGCGTCAGCCCGGCCCCTGA
- a CDS encoding mannose-1-phosphate guanylyltransferase: MLYAVIPAGGSGTRLWPLSRAGHPKFLHPLTGTDASLLQATVDRLTPLTTPERTLVVTGAAHAAAVARQLSGVPEENILVEPSPRDSCAAIALAAAVIARRDETAVMGSFAADHLIRDPAAWVQTVRAAVRGAEQGLLMTVGITPTRAETGYGYLETGEPTGDGPLRPVAEFKEKPAAPVAEAYLRSGRHLWNASMFVWRVDVFLAELARQQPELHAGVVSIAAAWGTPEQDDVLGAVWPTLPKISVDYAVMEGAATAGRVATVPGDFGWNDVGDFHTLGEVLPADPAGNVVLGTDAKPGVLLHDAHDLVVVPQSGRLVAVLGVRDLIVVDTPDAVLVCPRDRAQDVKALVDELKARGEDGLV; this comes from the coding sequence ATGCTCTACGCCGTCATCCCGGCGGGTGGCAGTGGCACGAGGTTGTGGCCACTGTCCCGCGCGGGGCACCCCAAGTTCCTCCACCCGCTCACCGGCACCGACGCGTCGCTGCTCCAGGCGACCGTCGACCGGCTGACGCCGCTGACCACACCGGAGCGCACCCTGGTGGTCACCGGGGCCGCCCACGCGGCGGCGGTGGCCCGGCAGCTGAGCGGGGTGCCCGAGGAGAACATCCTGGTGGAGCCCTCGCCCCGGGACTCCTGCGCGGCGATCGCGTTGGCGGCGGCGGTGATCGCGCGGCGGGACGAGACGGCGGTGATGGGCTCCTTCGCCGCCGACCACCTGATCCGCGACCCCGCCGCCTGGGTGCAGACCGTCCGGGCCGCCGTCCGGGGCGCCGAGCAGGGCCTGCTCATGACGGTCGGGATCACCCCGACCCGGGCCGAGACTGGCTACGGCTACCTGGAGACCGGCGAGCCGACCGGCGACGGCCCGCTGCGCCCGGTGGCCGAGTTCAAGGAGAAGCCGGCCGCGCCGGTCGCCGAGGCGTACCTGCGTTCGGGTCGGCACCTCTGGAACGCCAGCATGTTCGTCTGGCGGGTGGACGTCTTCCTCGCCGAGCTGGCCCGTCAGCAGCCGGAGCTGCACGCCGGGGTGGTCTCGATCGCGGCGGCCTGGGGCACTCCGGAGCAGGACGACGTCCTCGGCGCGGTCTGGCCGACGCTGCCGAAGATCTCCGTCGACTACGCGGTGATGGAGGGCGCGGCCACCGCCGGCCGGGTCGCCACCGTGCCGGGCGACTTCGGGTGGAACGACGTGGGTGACTTCCACACCCTCGGCGAGGTGTTGCCCGCCGATCCGGCGGGCAACGTGGTGCTGGGCACCGACGCCAAGCCGGGAGTCCTGCTGCACGACGCCCACGACCTGGTGGTGGTGCCGCAGTCGGGCCGGCTGGTGGCCGTCCTCGGGGTCCGCGACCTGATCGTGGTGGACACCCCCGATGCGGTGCTGGTCTGCCCCCGTGACCGGGCCCAGGACGTCAAGGCCCTCGTCGACGAGCTGAAGGCCAGGGGCGAGGACGGACTGGTCTGA
- a CDS encoding glycosyltransferase family 4 protein, which produces MTAGRPPRVLIDATSVPADRGGVGRYVDGLLGALGTVCGETVDLVVVSLRTDLERYTRMLPGAEVIPAPAAVAHRPARLAWEQTGLPLLAQQVGAEVLHSPFYTCPLRAGCPVTVTVHDATFFTEPEHYDKSRRTFFRSAIKTSLRRASRVIVPSKATRDELIRLLDADPTRIDVAYHGVDQTAFHAPGEEEKARVRARLGLAGSSYIAFLGAKEPRKNVPNLIRGWARAVGDRENPPALVIAGGQGHDEDIDRAVAEVPSHLRLLRPGYLRYADLPGFLGGALVAAYPSYGEGFGLPILEAMACAAPVLTTPRLSLPEVGGDAVAYTSEDPDQIATDLAALLDDEQRRLSLAKAGVDRAKEFTWASSAEVHIAAWSRARS; this is translated from the coding sequence GTGACCGCCGGTCGCCCGCCCCGCGTGCTCATCGACGCCACGAGTGTCCCCGCCGACCGTGGCGGCGTCGGTAGATACGTCGATGGCCTGCTCGGAGCCCTCGGCACAGTCTGCGGGGAGACGGTCGACCTGGTCGTGGTGAGCCTGCGCACCGACCTGGAGCGTTACACCCGGATGCTGCCCGGGGCCGAGGTGATCCCCGCCCCGGCCGCCGTCGCCCACCGCCCGGCCCGGCTCGCCTGGGAACAGACCGGCCTGCCGCTGCTCGCCCAGCAGGTCGGTGCCGAGGTGCTGCACTCGCCGTTCTACACCTGCCCGCTGCGGGCCGGCTGCCCGGTGACGGTGACCGTGCACGATGCGACGTTCTTCACCGAACCGGAGCACTACGACAAGTCCCGGCGGACGTTCTTCCGCAGCGCGATCAAGACGTCGCTACGCCGGGCCAGCCGGGTGATCGTGCCGAGCAAGGCCACCCGCGACGAGTTGATCCGGCTGCTCGACGCCGACCCGACCCGGATCGACGTGGCCTACCACGGGGTCGACCAGACTGCCTTCCACGCCCCGGGCGAGGAGGAGAAGGCCCGGGTGCGGGCCCGGCTCGGGCTCGCGGGCAGCAGCTACATCGCGTTCCTCGGGGCCAAGGAGCCGCGCAAGAACGTACCCAACCTGATCCGGGGTTGGGCGCGGGCGGTGGGCGACCGGGAGAATCCGCCGGCCCTGGTGATCGCCGGTGGCCAGGGCCACGACGAGGACATCGACCGCGCGGTGGCCGAGGTCCCCTCCCACCTGCGGCTGCTGCGCCCCGGCTACCTGCGCTACGCCGACCTGCCCGGCTTCCTCGGCGGCGCCCTGGTCGCCGCCTACCCGTCGTACGGCGAGGGGTTCGGCCTGCCGATCCTGGAGGCGATGGCCTGCGCCGCCCCGGTGCTGACCACCCCCCGGCTCTCGCTGCCCGAGGTGGGCGGCGACGCGGTCGCCTACACCAGTGAGGACCCGGACCAGATCGCCACCGACCTGGCCGCCCTGCTCGACGACGAGCAGCGCCGGTTGTCGCTGGCCAAGGCGGGTGTCGACCGGGCCAAGGAGTTCACCTGGGCGTCCAGCGCCGAAGTGCACATCGCCGCCTGGAGCCGGGCCCGTTCCTGA
- a CDS encoding TIGR03089 family protein: protein MADNIARVFAAAIAADPARPLLTWYDDATGERTELSGATLANWVAKTANLLVDELALSPGDPAGVLLPPHWQTAAVLLGCWSAGLTVRDEPGEVDVLFAAADRVTEADAWPAGDRYALALAPFAAPLREVPAGFADYVVEVRTQGDHFTPSAQGGPTDAALLTEADARATALGISPGDRLLIDATTHPDPRDWLLAPLLRQATIVLTGNPDRSRFPTRTTTERTTHTLT, encoded by the coding sequence ATGGCCGACAACATTGCCCGGGTGTTCGCCGCCGCGATCGCGGCCGACCCCGCCCGCCCCCTGCTGACCTGGTACGACGACGCCACCGGCGAGCGCACCGAACTCTCCGGCGCGACCCTGGCGAACTGGGTGGCCAAGACCGCCAACCTGCTCGTCGACGAGCTGGCCCTGAGCCCCGGCGATCCGGCCGGGGTGCTGCTGCCACCGCACTGGCAGACCGCCGCCGTGCTGCTCGGCTGCTGGTCGGCCGGGCTGACCGTGCGCGACGAACCGGGCGAGGTGGACGTGCTCTTCGCCGCCGCCGACCGGGTGACCGAGGCGGACGCCTGGCCGGCCGGCGACCGGTACGCGCTGGCGCTCGCCCCGTTCGCCGCCCCGCTACGCGAGGTGCCCGCCGGGTTCGCCGACTACGTCGTCGAGGTACGCACCCAGGGTGACCACTTCACCCCGTCCGCCCAGGGCGGTCCTACCGACGCGGCCCTGCTCACCGAGGCGGACGCCCGCGCGACGGCCCTCGGCATCTCCCCCGGCGACCGCCTGCTCATCGACGCGACCACCCACCCCGACCCGCGCGACTGGCTACTCGCCCCCCTGCTCCGCCAGGCCACCATCGTGCTGACCGGCAACCCCGACCGGTCCCGCTTCCCCACCCGCACCACCACCGAACGCACCACCCACACCCTCACCTGA